TCTGCAGGAAGAAGCCGTTCTTCTTGGACGCCGCGTTCTTCGTCAGCAGCCCGATCGACTTGTCGGTCATCTCCTTCAGGGTCGGCACCGAGGAGAACTCCGGGTTGGTCTGGCACTTCTCGGCCGGCGGGAGGGTGCCCTGAGCGGTCGTGCTCGGCGCGAACTTCACCGGCATGTTGTTCTTGGAGAACAGCGCCATCAACGGAGCCTTCTGGTCGGCCGACTTGACTCCGGCCAGCTGCGACTTGTCGGTAAGGTACTGGTAGCCGCGGTCCTTGGCCTGCTGGGCCAGGGTCTTGCCGCTCCACTTACCGGCCTTGGCAACCTCGTCGAAGGTGGCCGAACCGCCACCCATCGTCACATCCGGACGGGTGTCGAGCATCTGCTCGGCGATCGAACCGAGGCCGCCGTTCTCCTTGGCCTCCGACGCACACGTGGTGGAGGTCTTGACCGGCCCGTAGCAGGAGCGGGCGCTGATGTGGCTCACCAGGACGGCCGGGGTGGCGTCCTCGATCTCGGCGGTCGACACGTTGCCGGTCGCCATCCCGCTGGCCTTGGCCAGCTCGAGCAGGGTCTTCTGCGGCTTGCCGTGGCGGTCGACGGAGATCGCGTTGTCGTACGTCTTGGTGCCGGTCGCCCAGTTGGTGCCGGTGGCGGCCGAGTCGGGGTCGTAGTCGGGCAGACCGTCGTTCTTGCGCACGCTGTAGTGGGTCATCTGGCCGGTCATCGGCAGCGCATCGATGCCCTTGAACGCCTTGCCGGCGCCGAGCAGGTAGTTGCGCGCGATGGTGATCTCGGAGTCGCCCATGCCGTCACCGATGATCAGGATGACGTTCTTGGCCGGCCCCTTCTTGACGCTGGAGTCGATGATCTTCGTCTGGTCGCCGGCCTCGCGCATCGCGCCACCGTGAACGTCCAGGACACCCTTCGCCGTGCGGTCGAGCAGCGGCAGATGACCGCCACCGGCGTAGGCGGAGGTGCCGACACCCAGAAGGGCGAGTGTGGCGGCGCCGGCAACGGTCGCGCGCCGGGTTCGTGCATTGAACATGGGGATCCTCCGTGAATTCAAACACTGCATTTCGATGGCTGTGGAGACGGTCGCAGCCGTCGATCATCAAATCCAGGAGGCCTTGATTTCGGGGGATACCCAGGTGTCCGGAAGGTGTCTTCTTCGCGAATTCCGTTCCTGTTCACTGCAGTCGACCAGTTGCAGCAGGCGGGCCGGCCGTTCGCGCGTGAGGAGTTCCCGGCGGGGCCGCGGAGGACGCACCTTGGCGCCCTGGACGGACATGCGTCCAGCCTAGGCGCGCGACCGGCGGTCAGACCTTCGCGAACCTGGCACACGCCAGCGAGTAGACGCCGTAGCAGGCGATGCCGAGGGCGACCACGGTGAGCAGCCCCTGCCCGAAGGGCTGCTCCAGCAGCGTGCGCAGCGCGCCGTCGAGCCCGGTGGTGTCCTTCGTGCTGCCTTTGGCACCACCGACGACGAACAGCGCACCCACGATGCCGAGCGCAATTCCCTTGGCGATGTAGCCGATTCGGCCGATCGTCATGAGAGTGGCGCCCGGGTGCTCCTGCAGGTCGTCCCGGAACCCCTCGGTCCATCCCTTGTAACCGTGATAGACCCCGACCCCGAGGATCACCAGTCCCACCACCGCGACGAGCACGCGCCCGAACGGTTGTTCCATCAGCGTGCCGGTGAAGTCGCGGGTGCCCTGCCCCGACGACGAGCTGCCGCCGGACGCGAACTTGTACGCCGCCCAGGCGAGCGCCACGAACATGATCGCCCTGGCGGTGTCGGAGACCGCGTCGAAGGCGCGATCCTTGGCGTCGGCACCGGGAGATCCGGTCACCGCCTCGGTGAGGTGCCACACCGCCAGCAGCACGAATCCGGCAACCACCACCCACAGCAGCACCCGCCCGCCGGGCTGATCGTCGAGGTCGCCGAGGGCGCCCGACTGGTCGGCGCTGCCGCCGCCTTTCGACCACGCGATCCGGACGGCGATCCATGCCATCAGCAGGTGGAGCACCCCGCTCGCGGCGAACCCGGTGCGTGCGCCGTACTCGACGATCCTGGAGTCGCCGACCTCACGCGCCGCACCCTCCGCACGATCCTGTACCCCGTCCATGTCCATCGGGGAATCCTGCCGTGTCCCGCCTCGTGTCCGTCAGTCAGGACCCGAACGACACGACGACTTTGGTGCTGCATAATTCACGGTTATGGCATTGATCGGATTCCCGCGTGAGGTCAACGAGAAGGCGGCCCGCACGGTCGCGGGCGGTGTCGTGCTGCTTGCAGTGGTCGCCCTCGTCACCGGATGGCGCTGGCTACCGGCCCTCATGGCGGTGGGCTTCGCGCTGCGGGTGGCCGCCGGGCCCCGGTTCAGCCCACTCGGGCGCCTCGCCGCGCAGGTGATCGCACCCCGGCTCGGCACGACGATCCCGACCGCAGGGCCGCCCAAGCGCTTCGCCCAGGCGATCGGGTTGGCCTTCACGACGGCGGCCGCGCTCGCCTGGCTGGTGTTCGATGCGCACACCCTCGGGCTGGTGTTGCTGGCCGTGTTGCTGGTCTTCGCGACCCTGGAAGCGGTGCTCGGATTCTGCGCCGGCTGCTACGTGTTCGGCCATCTCATGCGCTGGGGCGTCGTGCCGGAAGACACCTGTGAGGCGTGCAACAACATCGCGCTGCGTCGGGAACAGACCGTCTGAGGCGGCATACTGGCCCGATGGCCGGGTGTGTGTTCTGCGACGTGATCGCCGGCACGACTCCTGCCCACATCGTCCGCCGCAGCGATGCGGCCGTCTGTTTCCTCGATACGCGGCCGGTGTTCAAGGGACACGTCCTGGTCGTGCCCACCGATCATGTCGTCACCCTGCCCGACCTCGCGCCCGAGCAACTCGCGCCGTTCTTCGACCAGGTGCAGTCGGTGTCGCGACTGCTGCCGCCGGCCCTCGGGGCCCAAGGCAGCTTCGTGGCGATGAACAACGTCGTGTCGCAGTCGGTGGCCCATCTGCACTGCCACGTGGTGCCCCGCACCAAGGGCGACGGCCTCCGCGGATTCTTCTGGCCCAGAACGAAATACGCGGACGGCGAGGCCGAGGCCTACGCCGCGAAGCTGCGGGAGGCGCTCGCGTGATCCTCATCGACCCGCCGTTCTGGCCCGCGCACGGACGCATCTGGTCGCACCTGGTCAGCGATGAGTCCTACGCGGAGCTGCACGCCTTCGCCGACGCCCTCGGCCTGCCCCGTCGGGCGTTCGACGGCGACCACTACGACATCCCGCAGGAGCGCTACGCCGAAGTGGTCGCGGCCGGTGCCACGCAGGTCAGCGGCGGACAGCTGATCCGCCGGCTCATCGCCAGTGGGCTGCGCATCCCGGCCCGCGACCGGCAGCACTGACTCAGTCGTCGAGTCGGCGCGCGCCGTCGCCCGCGTGCGCCACGAACGCGGTCGGCACCGGGTGTCCTGCTGCCTGCGCGGCCCGCACGCAGGCGGCCAGCACCTCGTCGGCGCTGCCCGCCTCGACGAGCGCGATAACGCTGCCGCCGAAGCCGCCACCGGTCATCCGGGCACCCACCGCACCGGCCGCCCGCGCGGTCTCCTGGATCAGGTCGACGGTCGGCGCAGTGATCTCGTAGAGCAGGTCGTCGAGCCCGAGTCAGCAGGTCGAGCAGGTTCTTCGGGAAGACCTTCTCGCCACCGAGCGCGTTGATCACGTCGTTGCCGGCGAGCACCTGCTCCGCGTCGATGTGGTCGGCCAACTCGGCGCCGGCGTGACCCTGGAAGGAGTCCGGCGGCGGCGCCGCCGACCTTCGTCGTCGCGGTGCAGTTCGGGGCTATGAATTTGGTTGCGAATCATGCGGTTCAGGCCGCCGACGGCGTTCCGACACGACATAGGGTGCCTTTGTTATCGCCGCCGACCTTGGAGTAGCCCATGCCCGCGAACCTCACGACCTCGATCGTCATCGCCGCGACCCCCGAGCGGGTGTGGACGGTCGTCTCCGACCTCGGCCGGATGGGCGAATGGAGCCCCCAGACCCGCAAGGTGATCGTGCGCGGCGGCGAGGTGAAGCAGGGCACCACGACCGTCAACATCAACCGCCAGGGGTGGAAGGTGTGGCCGACCCAGAGCGAGGTCGTCGACTTCGAACCGAACCGCCGCATCGCGTTCAAGGTGCGCGAGAACCACAGCGTGTGGAGCTTCGACCTCGAACCCACCGGCGACGGCGGCACCCGGGTGACTCAGACCCGCGACGTCACCCACGGCACCACGGCGGTGTCGAAGATGCTGGTCGAAAAGATGCTCGGCGGCGAGCCGAGCTTCGAGGCGAACCTGCTGACCGGGATGAAGCAGACGCTCGTGCGGATCAAGGACGAGGCGGAGCAGACGGCCTGACGGCCACCCCGATCTGGTCGAGCAGGAACGCGATCTCGAAGGCGTCCTGCTTCCACGCGTCGTAGCGTCCGCTGCTGCCGGCGTGACCGGCGACGATCTCGGTGCGCAACACGATCGGACGCGCGGCCGGGTCGTTGGTGACGGTCTCGCGCAGCTGCTGCACCCACTTCACCGGCTCGACGAACGACACCCTGGTGTCGTTGACGCTGGTGGTCGCGAGCACCGCGGGGTACTGCACCGCGGCGATGTTCTCGTAGGGGCTGTACGCCTTCATCGCCGCGTAGACCTGCGGGTCGTCGATCGGGTTGCCCCACTCCTCCCACTCGCCCACCGTGAGCGGCAGCGTGGGGTCGAGGATCGTGGTCAACGCGTCGACGAACGGCACCGCCGCGTGCACCGCCCGGAAGAGTTCCGGCGCCTGGTTGATCGACGCACCGATCAGCAGCCCGCCCGCCGAACCACCTTCTGCGGCAAGGCGATCGGAGGAAACCCACCCTTGCTCGACGAGCCAACGGCCGCAGTCGACGAAGTCGTCGAAGGTGTGGTGCTTGTCCAGCAGCTTGCCCTGGTCGTACCAGGCGCGCCCCATCTCACCGCCGCCGCGCGGGTGGGCCAGGGCATAGACGACGCCCCGGTCGAGCATCGACAGCCGCAGCACCGAGAATGCCGGGTCGATGCTCACCTCGTACGACCCGTAACCGTAGAGGTAGCCCGGGTTGGAGCCGTCGGGCTCGACGTCGACCCGGCGGGCGATGTCCAGCGGCAACCGGGTGCCGTCGCGACCGGGCACCCAGACCCGCTCCTCGACGTACCGGTCGGCGTCGAAACCGGGCACCTGCTGTGTCTTCAACACGGTGCTCGAGCCGTCGGGACGCACGTCGAGAACGGTGCGCGGCGTCAGCAGCGAGGTGGCGACCAGTTGCACGGCGTCGGCGTCGTAGCTCGGGTTGGAACCCGGCTTCAGCACCGCGAGCGCTGACGCGGTCGGGATGTCTCGCGGCGCGCCGTACGGGCGATCGCCGTCCGTCTTGCTCAGCAAGGTGGCGGTGGCCAGGCCACCGCGGCGCATGAACAGCGCGACGAAGCCGGCGAAGGGCACCGGACCGAGCACCCGCTCCCCCGGCGCCGGCGCGTGGACCGTGCGCCAATGAGCACGACCCGGCGTAGCGAGCGGCGCCCACGCCAGCTCGAAGTCGGCATGGGTCTCGTTGTGGGTCACCAGGATGCGGTCGTCGTCGACCTCGACGCTGTAGTCGAGGCCGTGGCGACGGGGCTCGACGAGCACCAGGTCACCGGTCGGCGCGGTGAGATCGAGCAGGTGGGCCTCGGTGGTCAGCTGCGACCCGGAGTGGATCACCAGCCAACGGTCGTCACGCGATGCCTCGAACCCGAGATTGAACAGCTCGTCGGGCTCGTCGAGCACCAGCACGTCGGCGTCGGCGGGGGTGCCGAGTTCGTGTCGCCAGATCTGGTGGGCGCGCCAGGCGTCGTCGCGGCGCCCGTAGAACAGGTGCGTGCCCTCGAACGACCACGCGAGGTCGTGGCCGACCTGGGTGACGGCGGCATCGAGCACCGCACCGGTGGCGATGTCGCGCACCTCGAGGTCGTAGCGCTCACCCCCGGTGCGGTCGACGAGCACCGCCATCCGGGTGCCCGATCGGTCGATCTCCAGCGCAGCCAACTCGAAGAACTCGGCGCCCTCCGCCTCCGCGTTGCCGTCGACGAGCACCTGCTCGCCGGGCAGCGCCACACCGGGCTGCGGCTGCGGTCGCGATTCGTCGGCGACGAACGGCGCCCTGACGTGCACCTCGTACTGCGCACCCTGGCTGGTGCGGGAGAAGTACCACCAGTCGCCGAGACGCACCGGCACGGACACGTCGTCCTCGACGACCCGCGACCTGATCTCGGCGAAGATCGTGTCGGTCGCCTCCTGCAGATGACCTGTACGCGCTGCTGTGTAGGCATTCTCGGCCTCGACCAACGGCAGCAACCGCGGGTCGTCGTGATCGCGCATCCAGGCGAAGTCGTCGACGAACACGTCGCCGTGGAACACCCGCTCCTTCGGCTCTCGGTCGGCGCGCGGCGGGATCGTGGGGTTGTTCATCGGGGTGCTCATGCGGTGAGGCAGGTCGGGCCGAGCAGCGCCTTGAGGTCGCCGTACAACGCTGGAGACGCGGCAACCCGCAACGCGTCGTCGAGTTTGACCGTGACCTGTCGCCCGGGTTGGGTGAGTCGCACATGCACCTCCGTGCCGCCGGGGTGTTCGGCCAGAACACCCTTGAGTTTCAAGGCAAGTCCGTTGTTCGCCCGGGCCAGCGGCATCGTCAGCACGATCGGGCCGCGCAGGTCGGACTTCAGCTCCGGAATCGTGAGTTCCTGAGCGTTGAGGCTGATGGAGTCTTCCCGGGCCATCACCTGTGCGCGGATCACGCACACGACGTCGGTGTTGAGCATCGTCGAGACCGTCATGTAGGTCTTGGCGAAGAACAGCACTTCGACCGATCCCTCGAGGTCTTCCACCTCGGCGATCGCCCACAGCTCGCCCTTCTTGTTGCGCTTGAGCTGCAGGCTGGTGACCAGACCGGCGATGGTGACCATCGAGCGGTCCTTGGGGGCGTCCTCACCGAGTAGCTTCGCGATCGAGGTGTCGGCGTGCTGGGCGAGCACGTGCTCGACGCCGAAGAGCGGGTGATCGGAGACGTAGAGCCCGAGCATGTCGCGCTCGAACGCCAGCAGCGTCTGCTTGTCCCACTCGATGTCGGGGATCGGCGGCAGCGCCGCGAAGGTGACGGCCTCCTGGTCGCCGAAGCTGCCGAACAGGCTGTCCTGGCCGTGGGCTTCGTTGCGCTTCTCCTCAACGAGCGAGTCGACGTACGTCTCGTGCACGTGCACCAACCCCTGCCGCTTGTGCTGCAGGTCGTCGAACGCGCCGGCCTTGATGAGCGACTCGATGGTGCGCTTGTTGCAGACGACAACCGGCACCTTGCGCAGGAAGTCCTCGAAGCTGGTGAACCGGCCCTTCTCCTGACGTGCCTGCACGATGCCGTCGACGACGTTGCCACCCACATTGCGGACGGCGGCCAGCCCGAACCGGATGTCCTCACCGACTGCGGTGAAGTCGTCGATCGACTCGTTGACGTCGGGCGGCAACACCTTGATGCCCAGCTTGCGGGTGTCGGCGAGGTAGATCGCCATCTTGTCCTTGGAGTCCTCCACCGAGGTGAGCAGCGCGGCGGCGTACTCGGCCGGGTAGTTGGCCTTGAGGTAGGCCGTCCAGCAGGACACGAGGGCGTAACCGGCGGCGTGCGACTTGTTGAACGCGTAGCCGGCGAACGGGAGCATGACGTCCCACAATGCCTTGGTCGCGTCGGCGGAGTAGCCGTTCTTGGCCATACCCGCGGAGAAGTTGTCCCACTCCTTGGCCAGCACCTCGGGCTTCTTCTTACCCATCGCCCGGCGCAGCAGGTCTGCACCACCGAGGGTGTAACCCGCCAGCTTCCGGGCGATGGCCATGATCTGCTCCTGGTAGATGAGCAGGTGGTAGGTCTCGCCGAGGATGTCGTCGAGGGCGTCCTTCAACTCCGGGTGGATCGGCATGACCGGTTTGCGGCCGTTCTTGCGGTCGGCGTAGTCGGTGTGCGCGTTCGCGCCCATCGGACCCGGGCGGTACAGGGCGAGCACAGCGGTGATGTCCTCGAACCCGGTCGGGGCCATCTGTCGCAGCAGGGTGCGCATGCCGCCGCCGTCGAGTTGGAACACCCCGAGGGTGTCGCCGCGACCCAGCAGTTCGTAGGTCTTCGGGTCGTCGAGCGGGATGGTCTCGGTGGTGATCTTCTCGCCGCGGTTGGCCTCGATGTTCTTCAACGCCTGGTCGATGATGCCGAGGTTGCGCAACCCCAGGAAGTCCATCTTGACCAGGCCCATCTCCTCGCACTGCGGGTAGGAGAAGCCGGTGATGATGGTGCCGTCCTTGTCGCGACGGTGCATCGGGATGAGGTCGAGCAGCGGCGCCGACGACAGGATGACCGCGGCGGCGTGCACGCCGGTGCCGCGGATCTTGCCCTCGAGCCCGCGGGCGGTCTCGAAGACCTTCTTCACCTCGGGCTGCGCCTCGATCATGGCGCGGAAGTCGACACCCTCGTTGTAGCGCGGGTGTTCCTTGTCGTAGGTGGCCGCCAGCGGCACACCCTTGCCCTGCACGTCGGGCGGCATCGCCTTGGAGATCTGGTCACCGAGGCTGAACGGGAAGCCGAGGATGCGGTTGGCGTCCTTGATCGCGGCCTTCGCCTTGATCGTGGAGAAGGTGTTGACCTGGGCGGTGTAATCGGCGCCGTACTTCTCGGTGACGTACTTCACCATCTTGTCGCGCTGGCGGTCGTCGAAGTCGAGGTCGACGTCGGGCGGGCTGATTCGCTCGGGGTTGAGGAACCGCTCGAACAGCAGCCCGTGTTCCAACGGGTCGAGTTCGATGATGCGGGTCAGGTAGGCCACCAACGAACCGGCCGCCGAACCACGTCCGGGACCGAGCGGGATGCCGTTGTCGCGGGCGTGCTTGCAGATGTCGGCGACCACGAGGAAGTAGGAGCTGAATCCCATCGGCTCGATGACCGCCATCTCGGTCTCGATCCGCTCCCACACACCCTCGGGCACGTCGTCGCCGTAGCGCTCGATCACACCGAGCTTGATCTGTTCGCGCAGGTATTCGCCCTGGGTCTGCCCCTCCGGCACGTCGGGGAACTGCGGCATGCGGTCGACGTGGGCGAACACGTCGGCGTAGGACTCGATCTGCTCGGCCACCCGCAGCGTGTTGTCACACGCCTCCGGCAACTCCCTGAACAGCTCGCGCATCTCGTCGGCCGACTTGATGTAGTAACCCGACCCGTTGAACCGGAACCGGTTGGCGTCGTCCTTGTTGCGGCCCACACCCACACAGAGCAGGTCGTCGTGGCTGTCGGCCTGGTCTTCGGTGACGTAGTGGGAGTCGTTGGTGGCCAGCAGCGGCAGGTCGAGCCGCTTGGCGACGCGCAGCAGGTCTTGGCGCACCTGACGTTCGATGTCGACGCCGTGGTCCATCAGCTCCAGGTAGAAGTTGTCCTTGCCGAAGATGTCCTGGAGTTCGGCAGCCGCCGCGCAGGCCTCCTCGAACTGCCCCAGCCGCAGCCGGGTCTGCACCGCACCCGAGGGGCAGCCGGTGGTCGCGATGATGCCCTCGGCGCGCTGCGCGAGGATCTCGTTGTCCATGCGCGGCTTGCCGTAGAAACCCTCGAAGCTGGCCAGCGAGCTCAACGCGAACAGGTTGCGCAGGCCGGCGGCGTTCTTGGCCCACATCGTCATGTGCAGGTAGCGCCCGGCACCGGAGATGTCCTTGCCGCCCTCACCGTCGACGTTGTTGTCGCGCTGGCCCGAGGTCGCCCAGAACTCCTGCTTGCGGTTGCGCCGGTCGGACGGCGCGACATAGGCCTCGATGCCGATGATCGGCTTGACGTCGGCGAAGTCGCGGGCGACGTTCTGGAAGTCGTAAGCCCCGAACATGTTGCCGTGGTCGCTCATCGCAACCGCCGGCATGCCGAGGCGTTGCACCTCCTTGAACAGCGGCTTCACCTGAGCCGCGCCGTCCAGCATGGAGTACTCCGTATGGACGTGGAGGTGGACGAAATCGCTGCGGGTGAAGGTTTCGCTGGACATCGCCGATGAGTCTAGGTCGCGCCGCCGACAACCGCCTCCTCAGCGCGCCGGATGCGACGGATGAGGCCTGTGTTACGTGGCTCGGTCAACCGCTGCGCCGTCCAGACGGCTGGTCAGATCGCGCCGGATCGTCGCGGCCAGCGCGTCGTCGACCCGTTCGACGACGACAGTGCGGCTGCGGCCGTCACTCTGCGCGACGAGACGGACCAGCCCGTCGCCCGGCTCCCCGAACATCGTCCAGCGGTCGCGGATCGGCGGCTGCCGACGGCACGGAACCAGCCAGTGCACGTGGTCGCCGAGGACGAGCAACAGCATCCACGCACCGATGTCGTCGGTGACCGCGAGGCCGTCCCATTCGCTGGTGGCCGGCGCGGTCGCGAGCGCACGCACGGCCCGGTAGGTGGTGAGCAGTCGCAGCAGGTAGTAGGCGATCCCCGCAAGCACCGGGATCCAGATCCAGAAGCTGCCCTCGTCGGGGCCAACGCGGACGAGAAGACCCGACACGAAAGCGCCGGCCCACACCCAGCCTGCTCCCGGGGTGAGACGCCAAAGGGTCACCGCACCCGTCCAGGGTCGGTCTGGCGTCGTGGAACCGCCTGGGGCCAACCGATACCGGTCCTGGACCACCCGCACCAGATCGGGCAACCCTGTGGCGGGCTCCAGCCGGACCGGTCCGACGTCGGTCTGCTGCGCAACGGGCGTCAAGCGCACCGGACGGCGTGGTCCCCTCGCTCGCCACGCAGCCACCACCAGACTCGCCAGAGCGGGCAGCGCGAGCACCGCCATGAACGGGATCGCGTCGCTCCGGGGCCCGGCGACCGCCTGCCCGTCGAAGGGCGGGTACTGGGCGGTGATGTCGATCCAGGTGCCGACGGGCGCGGGGTAGCCGGAATCGTCCGTGCAGTCGACCCCCGTGACGTGCGTGTGCCCGCCGTGGGTCCACCGCACTTGGCAGGAGTAGTTCATTGCGTCGGTCGACACGACCTGGGCGCGGGCGTCGTAGCTCGCCAGTGCGAAGACCCCTGGCGCCAAGGCGACGACACCGAAGACGATGGCAAGGGCCAACGCCGGCGCTGCGAACCTCGGCCGGTCACGGCTCGGCCCGGCCATCACGTCGACCAGCAACGAGACGTCGTCCGGCGGCAGGCCGACCTGCACCGTCCTGTCGTCGTCGGCGC
This genomic stretch from Calidifontibacter indicus harbors:
- a CDS encoding S9 family peptidase; the protein is MSTPMNNPTIPPRADREPKERVFHGDVFVDDFAWMRDHDDPRLLPLVEAENAYTAARTGHLQEATDTIFAEIRSRVVEDDVSVPVRLGDWWYFSRTSQGAQYEVHVRAPFVADESRPQPQPGVALPGEQVLVDGNAEAEGAEFFELAALEIDRSGTRMAVLVDRTGGERYDLEVRDIATGAVLDAAVTQVGHDLAWSFEGTHLFYGRRDDAWRAHQIWRHELGTPADADVLVLDEPDELFNLGFEASRDDRWLVIHSGSQLTTEAHLLDLTAPTGDLVLVEPRRHGLDYSVEVDDDRILVTHNETHADFELAWAPLATPGRAHWRTVHAPAPGERVLGPVPFAGFVALFMRRGGLATATLLSKTDGDRPYGAPRDIPTASALAVLKPGSNPSYDADAVQLVATSLLTPRTVLDVRPDGSSTVLKTQQVPGFDADRYVEERVWVPGRDGTRLPLDIARRVDVEPDGSNPGYLYGYGSYEVSIDPAFSVLRLSMLDRGVVYALAHPRGGGEMGRAWYDQGKLLDKHHTFDDFVDCGRWLVEQGWVSSDRLAAEGGSAGGLLIGASINQAPELFRAVHAAVPFVDALTTILDPTLPLTVGEWEEWGNPIDDPQVYAAMKAYSPYENIAAVQYPAVLATTSVNDTRVSFVEPVKWVQQLRETVTNDPAARPIVLRTEIVAGHAGSSGRYDAWKQDAFEIAFLLDQIGVAVRPSAPPRP
- a CDS encoding HIT family protein; amino-acid sequence: MQQHRAASGTDRLRRHTGPMAGCVFCDVIAGTTPAHIVRRSDAAVCFLDTRPVFKGHVLVVPTDHVVTLPDLAPEQLAPFFDQVQSVSRLLPPALGAQGSFVAMNNVVSQSVAHLHCHVVPRTKGDGLRGFFWPRTKYADGEAEAYAAKLREALA
- a CDS encoding DUF4031 domain-containing protein, whose product is MILIDPPFWPAHGRIWSHLVSDESYAELHAFADALGLPRRAFDGDHYDIPQERYAEVVAAGATQVSGGQLIRRLIASGLRIPARDRQH
- the dnaE gene encoding DNA polymerase III subunit alpha; the protein is MSSETFTRSDFVHLHVHTEYSMLDGAAQVKPLFKEVQRLGMPAVAMSDHGNMFGAYDFQNVARDFADVKPIIGIEAYVAPSDRRNRKQEFWATSGQRDNNVDGEGGKDISGAGRYLHMTMWAKNAAGLRNLFALSSLASFEGFYGKPRMDNEILAQRAEGIIATTGCPSGAVQTRLRLGQFEEACAAAAELQDIFGKDNFYLELMDHGVDIERQVRQDLLRVAKRLDLPLLATNDSHYVTEDQADSHDDLLCVGVGRNKDDANRFRFNGSGYYIKSADEMRELFRELPEACDNTLRVAEQIESYADVFAHVDRMPQFPDVPEGQTQGEYLREQIKLGVIERYGDDVPEGVWERIETEMAVIEPMGFSSYFLVVADICKHARDNGIPLGPGRGSAAGSLVAYLTRIIELDPLEHGLLFERFLNPERISPPDVDLDFDDRQRDKMVKYVTEKYGADYTAQVNTFSTIKAKAAIKDANRILGFPFSLGDQISKAMPPDVQGKGVPLAATYDKEHPRYNEGVDFRAMIEAQPEVKKVFETARGLEGKIRGTGVHAAAVILSSAPLLDLIPMHRRDKDGTIITGFSYPQCEEMGLVKMDFLGLRNLGIIDQALKNIEANRGEKITTETIPLDDPKTYELLGRGDTLGVFQLDGGGMRTLLRQMAPTGFEDITAVLALYRPGPMGANAHTDYADRKNGRKPVMPIHPELKDALDDILGETYHLLIYQEQIMAIARKLAGYTLGGADLLRRAMGKKKPEVLAKEWDNFSAGMAKNGYSADATKALWDVMLPFAGYAFNKSHAAGYALVSCWTAYLKANYPAEYAAALLTSVEDSKDKMAIYLADTRKLGIKVLPPDVNESIDDFTAVGEDIRFGLAAVRNVGGNVVDGIVQARQEKGRFTSFEDFLRKVPVVVCNKRTIESLIKAGAFDDLQHKRQGLVHVHETYVDSLVEEKRNEAHGQDSLFGSFGDQEAVTFAALPPIPDIEWDKQTLLAFERDMLGLYVSDHPLFGVEHVLAQHADTSIAKLLGEDAPKDRSMVTIAGLVTSLQLKRNKKGELWAIAEVEDLEGSVEVLFFAKTYMTVSTMLNTDVVCVIRAQVMAREDSISLNAQELTIPELKSDLRGPIVLTMPLARANNGLALKLKGVLAEHPGGTEVHVRLTQPGRQVTVKLDDALRVAASPALYGDLKALLGPTCLTA
- a CDS encoding SRPBCC family protein; this translates as MPANLTTSIVIAATPERVWTVVSDLGRMGEWSPQTRKVIVRGGEVKQGTTTVNINRQGWKVWPTQSEVVDFEPNRRIAFKVRENHSVWSFDLEPTGDGGTRVTQTRDVTHGTTAVSKMLVEKMLGGEPSFEANLLTGMKQTLVRIKDEAEQTA
- a CDS encoding DUF4395 domain-containing protein; translation: MALIGFPREVNEKAARTVAGGVVLLAVVALVTGWRWLPALMAVGFALRVAAGPRFSPLGRLAAQVIAPRLGTTIPTAGPPKRFAQAIGLAFTTAAALAWLVFDAHTLGLVLLAVLLVFATLEAVLGFCAGCYVFGHLMRWGVVPEDTCEACNNIALRREQTV
- the phoA gene encoding alkaline phosphatase; this encodes MFNARTRRATVAGAATLALLGVGTSAYAGGGHLPLLDRTAKGVLDVHGGAMREAGDQTKIIDSSVKKGPAKNVILIIGDGMGDSEITIARNYLLGAGKAFKGIDALPMTGQMTHYSVRKNDGLPDYDPDSAATGTNWATGTKTYDNAISVDRHGKPQKTLLELAKASGMATGNVSTAEIEDATPAVLVSHISARSCYGPVKTSTTCASEAKENGGLGSIAEQMLDTRPDVTMGGGSATFDEVAKAGKWSGKTLAQQAKDRGYQYLTDKSQLAGVKSADQKAPLMALFSKNNMPVKFAPSTTAQGTLPPAEKCQTNPEFSSVPTLKEMTDKSIGLLTKNAASKKNGFFLQIESASIDKQDHAANACGQIGETAQLDDAVQSALNFAKADGNTIVIVTADHAHTSQIVDGATPGLNTQLTTADNAPMVVAYGTSAAGGSQQHTGSQLRVAGYGPGAANLVGLIDQTDLFRIMGESVDHRAKK
- a CDS encoding DUF1206 domain-containing protein, which translates into the protein MDGVQDRAEGAAREVGDSRIVEYGARTGFAASGVLHLLMAWIAVRIAWSKGGGSADQSGALGDLDDQPGGRVLLWVVVAGFVLLAVWHLTEAVTGSPGADAKDRAFDAVSDTARAIMFVALAWAAYKFASGGSSSSGQGTRDFTGTLMEQPFGRVLVAVVGLVILGVGVYHGYKGWTEGFRDDLQEHPGATLMTIGRIGYIAKGIALGIVGALFVVGGAKGSTKDTTGLDGALRTLLEQPFGQGLLTVVALGIACYGVYSLACARFAKV